A part of Candidatus Melainabacteria bacterium genomic DNA contains:
- a CDS encoding Gfo/Idh/MocA family oxidoreductase, which yields MLKAVIVGCGSIANKKHIGAFLKLKGLVELVAVCDLDEESARRTASKFKIKSYYTNLQEMISKEAPDIVDICTSPQTHAQLVVQSLEGGSNVIVEKPVALTVKDCDLMIETSLRCKRKLGVIHNQLFNPAIKAAQKLLNEGEIGTFLGMEIFLSTPRNCMVSVKDHWAHKLSGGIFNETSPHSVYLANAFLEHIYDVNISSKKIFSQYPWSSSEDFRIILNAENGICSITQIFGSNQWAADVSLFGTKGILKIDLQTKSVFKYDRKTLSVFPLGLSVLKDIFQSFKLILSNCLKYLFFRNLDAHEIAIKEFVECVINNKPFLVDIRDARETVRLIEMLVKKLEDKKQFEVSSRQRS from the coding sequence ATGTTAAAGGCTGTAATTGTTGGTTGTGGATCTATAGCTAATAAAAAGCACATAGGTGCATTTTTAAAATTAAAAGGCTTAGTAGAGTTAGTTGCTGTTTGTGACTTAGATGAAGAATCAGCAAGGAGAACAGCTAGTAAATTTAAAATAAAAAGTTATTATACAAATCTACAAGAAATGATTTCCAAGGAAGCACCTGACATTGTTGATATTTGTACATCACCACAAACACATGCACAACTTGTAGTTCAATCATTAGAAGGAGGAAGTAATGTTATTGTTGAAAAACCAGTTGCCTTAACAGTAAAAGATTGTGATCTAATGATAGAAACATCTTTAAGATGTAAAAGGAAGTTGGGTGTAATTCATAACCAACTATTTAATCCTGCTATTAAAGCTGCACAGAAACTTTTAAATGAAGGTGAAATTGGTACATTCCTTGGAATGGAAATCTTTCTTTCTACTCCAAGAAATTGTATGGTTTCAGTAAAGGATCATTGGGCTCATAAATTATCTGGTGGAATCTTTAATGAAACAAGTCCTCATAGTGTGTACTTAGCAAATGCTTTTCTTGAGCATATATATGATGTAAATATTTCTAGTAAGAAAATTTTTAGCCAATATCCTTGGTCTAGTTCAGAAGATTTTAGAATAATATTAAATGCTGAAAATGGAATATGTTCTATAACTCAAATATTTGGCAGCAACCAGTGGGCTGCAGATGTTAGTTTATTTGGTACAAAAGGCATATTAAAAATTGATCTTCAAACCAAATCAGTTTTTAAATATGATAGAAAGACTCTAAGTGTATTTCCATTAGGATTGTCAGTGTTAAAAGATATTTTTCAAAGCTTTAAATTAATTTTAAGTAACTGTTTAAAATATTTATTTTTCAGAAATTTAGATGCACATGAAATCGCTATTAAAGAATTTGTTGAGTGTGTAATAAATAATAAACCTTTTCTTGTTGACATTAGAGATGCTAGAGAAACTGTAAGACTAATAGAGATGCTTGTTAAAAAATTGGAGGATAAAAAACAATTTGAAGTATCATCTAGGCAACGTTCGTGA
- a CDS encoding carbamoyltransferase, whose product MIILGVNAYHSDSSACLLIDGKIVNAIEEERFKRIKHWAGLPIQSISWCLANANLTIQDVDYIAISRNPLAHIHKKVFRTLTNLSMHKFIRSRFENIIHLSNIKSEIAKGLNIHESLIKAKIQNIEHHIAHIASAFYVSPFEEAACLSVDGFGDFVSTMRGLATSNKIKIFDFVEYPHSLGIFYSALTQYLGFWEYGDEYKVMGLSAYGEPVYLNEMREIVKLQSNGLFKLDTSFFTHDKEGVEMFWNNEKPVIGKLFSDKLIKTFGEARKEDIAASLQAMYEEAFFHLLNDTYKKTKVDTVVLAGGCLQNSLANGKIYKRTPFKKVYIPPASYDAGTAIGAGMVAWNKRGNTLKRFEMKHSYFGPSFSEEEIEFEIEKVRSELNKSGFIVKFIASEDVLCNKVAKHIASGMIVGWFQGKTEWGPRALGNRSILVDPRKKEMKEILNERIKRREWFRPFAASIIEEKAREWFDYYEPVPFMEKVYYIKKTKQDLIPAVCHIDGTGRLQTVSYNLNPRYYKLIKGFDELTGIPILLNTSFNDNEPIVNSPNEALRCFLATKMDVLVLENFLISSNE is encoded by the coding sequence GTGATTATTTTAGGAGTAAATGCATATCACAGTGATTCATCAGCTTGTCTTTTAATTGATGGAAAGATAGTTAATGCAATAGAAGAAGAAAGATTTAAACGAATAAAACACTGGGCTGGCCTACCAATACAATCAATTTCATGGTGTTTAGCAAATGCAAATCTTACTATTCAAGATGTTGACTACATTGCAATTTCTAGAAATCCACTTGCTCATATACACAAAAAAGTTTTTCGTACTTTAACTAATTTATCAATGCATAAGTTTATAAGATCAAGGTTTGAAAATATAATCCATCTAAGTAATATTAAAAGTGAAATAGCTAAAGGATTAAATATTCATGAGTCTTTAATAAAAGCAAAAATTCAAAATATTGAACATCATATAGCACACATTGCTAGTGCTTTTTATGTATCTCCATTTGAAGAAGCTGCTTGTTTGTCTGTTGATGGATTTGGTGATTTTGTAAGTACTATGAGAGGATTAGCTACTAGTAATAAAATTAAAATATTTGACTTTGTAGAATATCCGCACTCGCTTGGAATATTTTATAGTGCACTGACTCAATATCTTGGCTTTTGGGAATATGGAGATGAGTATAAAGTAATGGGATTATCAGCATATGGTGAACCTGTTTATTTAAATGAAATGAGAGAAATCGTTAAATTACAAAGTAACGGACTTTTTAAGCTAGATACTTCTTTTTTTACTCATGATAAAGAAGGTGTAGAAATGTTTTGGAATAATGAAAAACCAGTAATTGGGAAATTATTTTCAGATAAGTTAATTAAAACTTTTGGTGAAGCAAGAAAAGAAGATATTGCAGCTTCACTTCAAGCTATGTATGAAGAAGCATTTTTTCATTTGCTTAATGATACTTATAAAAAAACTAAAGTGGATACAGTTGTTTTAGCTGGAGGTTGTCTCCAAAACTCTCTTGCAAATGGAAAAATTTATAAAAGAACTCCTTTTAAGAAAGTATATATTCCGCCAGCATCTTATGATGCTGGTACTGCTATTGGTGCAGGGATGGTAGCTTGGAATAAAAGAGGTAATACCCTAAAAAGATTTGAAATGAAACATTCATACTTTGGCCCATCTTTTAGTGAAGAAGAAATTGAGTTTGAGATTGAAAAAGTACGCAGTGAGCTAAATAAATCAGGTTTTATAGTTAAGTTTATAGCTAGTGAAGATGTTTTATGTAATAAAGTTGCTAAGCATATTGCAAGTGGAATGATAGTTGGCTGGTTTCAAGGAAAAACTGAATGGGGACCACGAGCATTAGGCAATAGAAGTATACTTGTTGATCCAAGAAAAAAAGAAATGAAAGAAATATTAAATGAAAGAATAAAAAGAAGAGAGTGGTTTCGACCTTTTGCTGCGTCAATAATTGAAGAAAAAGCAAGAGAGTGGTTTGACTACTATGAGCCGGTACCATTTATGGAGAAGGTATATTACATAAAAAAAACCAAACAAGATTTAATACCAGCAGTTTGTCACATTGATGGAACAGGAAGACTACAAACAGTTTCTTATAATTTGAATCCAAGGTATTACAAGCTTATTAAAGGATTTGATGAATTAACAGGAATCCCAATTCTTTTGAATACCTCGTTTAATGATAATGAACCTATTGTCAATTCACCTAATGAAGCTTTAAGATGTTTTTTAGCTACAAAAATGGATGTTTTAGTATTAGAAAATTTTTTAATATCTAGTAATGAATAA
- the asnB gene encoding asparagine synthase (glutamine-hydrolyzing), which translates to MCGIVGIIGSSTIESDFNEITDLLQHRGPDDRGTVVLDKKVFLGHRRLSVIDLSLNARQPMSNEDKSIWITYNGEVYNFLELRRNLQDIGCKFKSKSDTEVILKLYETKGESCVNDLNGMFAFAVYDSRKNQIFIARDRLGIKPLYYANYNGNLVFASEIKAILATNLIPKEINWQSVYNYFSFSFVPNPATAFKNIKQLPPAHYLTFNLVKNELNIQKYWEPFSEIKNNYSYFELKERLRFYLEDSVKMQLVSDVPLGVFLSGGIDSTILAALATKHSLKKLKTFTVTFPQEELVQYDESKRAKYVSEFFNSEHLELPVESTKSEEITELISCFDQPFGNPTFYLSYLISKLTKEHVTVTLTGVGGDELFGGYSRYKVLRFAKLINSFPDLFTNVALKMCDLIPREKFSPLLRRMKLLFSSFGSSFSKQYMMWSYYFSDLEKSKLFLPSFSQNKIIKPSISLINNYLNHSKDLNVINSIEYLDLNMFLVDNLLEYTDKTTMAFGLESRVPFLDHRIVELSLAIPGKYKVSSLNSKIILKDTFSDLLPSSIKKMPKKGFSAPIYIWIEKYFDFYFEKILSKSYLDKQGIINWDYVQALRREHKCKKDDNSMKLFSIIMFDVWYKKYFS; encoded by the coding sequence ATGTGTGGAATTGTAGGGATTATAGGTTCGTCTACTATAGAAAGTGATTTTAATGAAATTACTGATCTCTTACAACATAGAGGTCCGGATGATAGAGGAACAGTAGTTTTAGACAAAAAAGTTTTTTTAGGACACAGAAGACTTTCAGTAATTGATTTAAGCTTAAATGCTAGACAGCCCATGTCTAATGAAGATAAGAGTATCTGGATTACATATAATGGGGAAGTTTATAATTTTCTAGAACTTCGCAGGAACTTGCAAGATATTGGTTGTAAGTTTAAATCAAAATCTGATACTGAAGTAATACTTAAGCTTTATGAAACAAAAGGAGAAAGTTGTGTAAATGATTTAAATGGAATGTTTGCATTTGCAGTTTATGATAGCAGGAAAAATCAAATTTTTATTGCGCGTGATAGGCTTGGAATAAAACCTTTATACTATGCAAATTACAATGGAAACCTAGTCTTTGCTTCAGAAATTAAAGCAATTCTTGCTACAAATCTTATCCCAAAAGAAATAAACTGGCAGTCTGTTTATAATTATTTTTCATTTTCATTTGTGCCAAATCCAGCTACTGCATTTAAAAATATTAAACAACTTCCTCCAGCACATTATCTTACTTTTAATTTAGTAAAAAATGAATTAAATATTCAAAAATATTGGGAGCCATTTAGTGAAATAAAAAATAATTATAGTTATTTTGAACTAAAAGAAAGACTTAGGTTTTATTTAGAAGATTCAGTTAAAATGCAGCTTGTAAGCGATGTTCCACTAGGTGTATTTTTAAGTGGGGGGATTGACTCAACCATATTAGCAGCCTTAGCTACAAAACATTCTTTAAAAAAACTTAAAACATTTACTGTTACTTTTCCTCAGGAAGAATTAGTTCAATATGATGAAAGTAAAAGAGCTAAGTATGTAAGTGAATTTTTTAACTCAGAACATTTAGAACTTCCTGTTGAGTCTACTAAGTCTGAAGAAATCACTGAACTTATTTCTTGTTTTGATCAACCTTTTGGAAATCCTACTTTTTATCTTTCATATTTAATATCAAAATTAACTAAGGAGCATGTAACAGTTACATTAACTGGTGTTGGTGGAGATGAATTGTTTGGCGGGTATTCAAGATACAAAGTTTTAAGATTTGCAAAATTAATAAATTCTTTTCCTGATTTATTTACTAATGTTGCTTTAAAGATGTGTGATTTGATTCCACGAGAAAAATTTAGTCCCTTACTTAGAAGAATGAAATTATTGTTTTCTAGCTTTGGCTCATCTTTTTCCAAGCAGTATATGATGTGGTCTTATTATTTTAGTGATTTAGAAAAAAGCAAGCTGTTCCTTCCATCTTTTTCCCAAAATAAGATAATTAAACCCTCAATAAGTTTAATAAATAACTATTTAAATCATTCTAAAGATTTAAATGTAATAAATTCTATTGAATATCTTGATTTAAATATGTTTCTTGTGGATAACTTGCTTGAGTATACTGATAAAACTACAATGGCTTTTGGGCTTGAAAGCAGGGTTCCATTTTTAGATCATAGAATTGTTGAATTAAGTCTTGCAATTCCAGGAAAATATAAAGTTAGTAGTTTAAATTCAAAAATTATTTTAAAAGATACTTTTTCAGACTTGTTACCTTCTTCAATAAAAAAAATGCCAAAGAAAGGTTTTTCTGCTCCAATATATATTTGGATTGAAAAATATTTTGATTTTTATTTTGAAAAAATACTTTCAAAAAGCTACCTGGATAAACAAGGGATCATAAACTGGGATTATGTGCAAGCTTTAAGAAGAGAACACAAGTGTAAAAAAGATGATAACTCTATGAAACTCTTTAGTATAATTATGTTTGATGTTTGGTATAAGAAATATTTTAGTTAG
- a CDS encoding glycosyltransferase family 2 protein — protein sequence MKLPISVIVLTFNEEKNIEACLKSVKDFVEEIFVVDSFSTDKTLGIVKKYTNNIFQHEFKNYGKQRNWALKNLPIKTRWVLNLDADHRCTNELKKEVAKLFASNEVNNWDGFLISRKTIFMGKWIKHGGHYPVYQPILFKLSHGSCEEHRYNQHLYVKGKVKKIKGDIEDIVSDDLASFTFRHNRWSTDDAIDQLLGEDQVNSKTGVKQNLFGNPMERRRFFRSIYMHMPLLVKPFIYFFYRYFIKLGFLDGKEGIIFHTLQGFWYQFLVDAKIYEQKIKR from the coding sequence ATGAAACTTCCAATATCAGTAATTGTTTTAACCTTTAATGAAGAAAAAAATATTGAGGCTTGTTTAAAAAGTGTAAAAGATTTTGTAGAAGAGATATTTGTTGTTGATTCATTTTCAACTGATAAAACATTAGGGATTGTAAAGAAATATACAAATAATATTTTTCAACATGAATTTAAAAACTATGGAAAACAAAGAAACTGGGCGCTAAAAAATTTACCAATTAAAACAAGATGGGTGCTGAATCTAGATGCGGATCATAGATGTACAAATGAATTAAAAAAAGAAGTTGCTAAATTATTTGCAAGTAATGAAGTTAATAATTGGGATGGTTTTTTAATTTCCAGAAAAACAATATTTATGGGAAAGTGGATAAAGCATGGAGGGCATTATCCTGTCTATCAGCCAATTTTATTTAAATTAAGTCATGGGTCTTGTGAAGAACACAGATATAATCAACATCTGTATGTTAAAGGAAAAGTAAAAAAAATCAAAGGTGATATTGAAGATATTGTTTCAGATGATTTAGCTAGTTTTACTTTTAGGCATAACAGATGGTCAACAGATGATGCTATTGATCAATTATTAGGTGAAGATCAAGTAAATAGCAAAACAGGTGTAAAGCAAAACTTATTTGGAAATCCAATGGAAAGAAGGAGATTCTTTAGAAGTATTTATATGCATATGCCACTTCTTGTTAAGCCTTTTATTTATTTTTTTTATAGATATTTTATTAAACTTGGTTTTTTGGATGGAAAAGAAGGGATTATATTCCATACATTGCAAGGGTTTTGGTATCAGTTTTTAGTAGATGCCAAGATTTATGAGCAAAAAATAAAGAGGTAA